In Candidatus Aminicenantes bacterium, the DNA window GGGCCGGGGGTTGGGAGGAATATCCCCCGGCCGCCGTAATCCGGTCCGTGCACGATTGCCGTTATTATTTTTGAGCAAAATGGTAAGCTTCCATTTCGTAGATGTTGGTTTCGTAAGCTTGCAATTTGTCGGCGAACAGATCCATGCCCAGACCCAGGAAGTTCATGCGCATGCCGCTGAATGCGAAAAGTTTTGGTTTGGATTGACCAAAACCCATTTCAGAATTGACAAGCGGCTCGGGAGAAAGCGACATGGCCTGAATATTCTGGACCACGTGAATGGTTTCATGATTGTAGACGTAACCCGTTTGATGGTTTTGCGTCACGGTGGGAAACATGCCCCGCGTCCATCCCAGCGCCCGGGGCTGAATGCCGTCGGCGGCCGTGAAAACAAACATGCCGTTGCGGAAGCTCAGCCGCGACCCTTCCTTGATACTCCGGACAAAGCCGGCCAGCTCCCTGGGTATGACGGAAAGATTCACAATCGCGGCGGGCTCATCGGCAAACGGAGTGGCGAACTCAATACGGGCCGGACCGAGAGTATAGCCGATATGGGAGAGGGGGTGGCGACCCAGGGCCGCGTTTTCCGAGATGGAAGCCGAAAGGCTGGCCAGCAGCAGGCCGGAGGTGATGTGGCCGTTACCGATGATTTTTTTGGACTGGTAAAAGCCGTATCCGGCCACGGAGCCGTAAAAAAGGGTTCTGGTCACATCTTTAAAACTCTTTACTTTGCCCTGGATGACGCCCTTGAGTAAGGTGAAGGTCGCCTGGCCGGCTACATTGTATAAGCGAAGCGTGTTTTCAGATGCCGCTTGCTGGCGCGCCGGCGCCAGAAAGAAAATACTCCACACAAATACGAACAAAACGATGATTCTTGCGGTTTTTATTTTCATGCTTTCCTCCATGATGTTCATAAAAGGAAAAGCAGTACCTGTGCCAACCAGACGAAAACCGTAGAAAGCACCGATATGACGGCAAAATCGGGACTTCAGTCCGGTGAAAACCGGGCCGTAAGGATGCGACAAAAGTGGAAGCGGAGCGGGCGGGTAGCAATCAGGGTTGACAGGAGAATCCGCCGTCGATGGGGGCCGGCGCAGAGCGAAATATAGTTAAAAGTCGAAAGTCTAAAGCTGAAAGTCGAACAAAAAACCGCGGTGACTATCTCATCTGAACTTCTTTCCCGCCCTCAACTCCCCCAACTTGATTTTTTTGTTTGGGTCGTTTGAATTTGCTTGGGATTTCGGGTTTGGGATTTAAAAAAGGTGACAGGAGGCGGGGAGCGGCCCCCTGTGGCCGCCCTGTAGAACGTAGAAGGTAGAAAACCGGCGCAAAGGAAAAACAAAAGTTCTGGATTTTTGTTTTTACTTTCGACTTTCGACTTTTAACTTTCGACTAAGAACCCCTACCTTCTACGAGTACTCCCGAGATCACTACCTTCCACGGGTTCTCGAATCCCCGTGCTTGCAGCCATGCGGGGCCGGACCTAATTTTCGGCGCTCTCCCGTGACGCGGCAGCGGCGGGAAACAGCCGGCTGACGGTTTGGTTAAGTTTGTCCGTGTTGACGGGTTTCTCCATGAAACCGTCTTTCTCACAATCCATGTCTCCATTCAGGTAGCTCATTTTGTTGTATACACTGGTGATCATCACAATCCGGGTATGCTTGAGCAGGGGGTCCTGCTTGACCCGGCGACAGATTTCCACGCCGTGTGTCCCGGGCAGCAGCATATCCGTGATCAACAGGTCGGGTTTCTTTTCCAGGGCCAGTTCCAGGCCCCGGGTTCCGTTCTCGGCGGTCTGCACCGTCCAGTCCAGTTTTTCGAAATGATTGCACAGCAGTTTAACCGTCACCGGATCGTCGTCGATGATCAGGACCGTGTGTGCTTTTTGCCGGCTTGACGGCGACGGATTGAGATCGACCTTGTTGTCGGGGTTTTGATGGGGATGGAACAACTCCGCGAATTGAACGATGAAACGTTCCAGGGCATCGCGCGCCTTCTCGAGGTCGCTTTCATGCCCCGCGACCTCAAGCTGGGCGGAAATTTCGCGCAGGGATTCCAGGCTCAGGTTGGCGGAAGCGCCCTTGAGGGTGTGGGCTTCGTGGCGGATCACCTCGAAATCCTTCATTTCAATGGCCTTGTGCAATGCATCCAGCCGCTGCGAAACATCGGTGTAGTAGATGTCAACGAGTTCATCCAGGAACCCCTTGTCTCCATCCATTCTTTCCAGTGCTTCACTGTATTGATTCCATGTGGCCTGCACTTGTTGCATATGTTCCTCCTTTTTGCGGGGATTCCTCCCCGGAAAATTCCATTTCCGCGCGGTCACGGCCGTTTGCCTTGGCGCGGTACAATGCCATGTCGCTACGGTGCAGAATTTTTTCCGCTGGTGTGGTCTCATCCGCTTCGACGACCGTGCCGCCCAGGCTGATGGTAATGTGATGCTCGTGTTCAAAGGCGGTCACCGGAGTGGCGGAGATCCGGCGGCGAATCCTTTCGGCGATTCTTGCGGTGTTCGCGTGATCGCAGTTCGGCAACAGCGCCAGGAACTCTTCACCGCCGTAGCGGCCGACCTTGTCATATGGTCGCATACACTCTTTCAGTCGGCGGGAAATTTCCACCAGTACCGCGTCTCCGGCCTGGTGGCCGTAACGGTCGTTGACGGTTTTGAAATGGTCGATATCCAGCAGGATAACGCCAAGGGGCCGCTTCTCCCTGCGGGTCTGCAGCCACTGTTCCTCCAGGATGCGGGAGATCTCGCCATGGTTCAGCAGACTTGTTAAACTGTCATGGATGGCCATGCGTTTCAATTTTTCCTGGGTGCGTATCAGTTTGTGTTGCAGGTCGATGATGCGTTTGCCGATTCGCAGGCGCGCCTCCAGTTCCCTGATTTTGTACGGCTTGGTGATGTAGTCATCCGCGCCCGCGTTCAGCCCCTCGACGATGTCTTCGGATTGGTTGCGGGCCGTGCATAGGATGATGTACTGGTATTCGGACGCGTTTTGACGCCGCATATGGCGGCACAGCTCGATTCCCGACACCCTGGGCATCATCCAGTCCAGGATGGCGATGTGGATGTTTTCCCCGCGGATGATATTCATGGCCGCGTCACCGTCGGTGGCGATGAATACATTGAATCCCTGGCTACGGGCGGATTTCTCCACCATAATGCGGGAAACGTTGTCGTCGTCGGCAATCAGTAAGTTGATCATGCAACCGATCCTTTGATCCCGGGCGCCGCTTTGAATTTGCGGATGACCCGGGCCAGCCCGTCGCTGTTCACTGGTTTGGATATGTAATCGTCCATGCCGTCACGCAGGTATTCCTCGCGGTTCCAGGACATGGCGTTTGCCGTCATGGCGATAATGGGCAGCCGCCGGCTTCGTGGTGTGGCGGCTTCCTTTCTGCGGATACTGCGCGTGGCTTCGCGCCCGTCCATTTGCGGCATCTGGATGTCCATCAATACCAGGTCGAAATTCTCGTTCTCGAGCGCCGCCAGGGCTTCCACGCCGTTGTTTGCCACGTGGACCCGGTGACCCATCTTTTCCAGCATTCTGCGCGCCACGAGCTGGTTCACCGCGTTGTCCTCCGCCACCAGAATGCGCCGGGATTCCCGGGTGCGTGCCTGGGGAAGCTCATGGGTATCGGCCCCGCCACGGTCAATGGTTACGGTCAACTCGCGCAGTGTGGTCAGCAGGTCGGACTGGCGCACCGGTTTCAGCAGGGAAGCTGAGATGCGCAGATCCGTGTGCGATTGCCGGTTCTCGTGTGCGTCAAAAGAAGACAGCATGACGACGGGTGATATCATGGCCGTGAAACGTTGGCGGATCTCCCGCACCAGGCTGAATCCGTCCATTCCCGGCATCTGCGCGTCCACCAGCAGGATGTCAAAGGGATTGTTTTCCCGCATCGATTTTTCCACGGCCGCCAGGGCCGCCTCACCGCCGCATACCGCCGTGGGCCGCATGCGCTGTTTGCGTAGCATATTGGCAAGAATATTCCGGTTGGTGGCGTTGTCGTCAACGATGAGCACGCTGAAATCCTGTAACGAATCGGCTGCCGGCGCGTTTCTCGCAGTATCGGGATTCCGGCGCACGGGAAGGTCGATGGCGAAAGTAAAACGGCTGCCGCCTTCGGGATTCGTCTCCACCTGGATGTCGCCGCCCATCAACTCGACCAGTTGCCTGGAGATGGTCAACCCCAGGCCTGTGCCGCCGAAATGGCGGGTAATGGAGTTGTCGGCCTGAATAAAGGATTGAAAGATCGCCTTGCGCTTGTCTTCGGGAATGCCGATTCCCGTGTCTCTGACACTGAACTGCAGGCGCGCCTGGTCCCCTTTGCGGGAAAGTTCTTTTACGCATACCAGGATCTCTCCTTCGCTGGTGAATTTTACGGCGTTGGAGAGCAGGTTGGATACTACCTGGCGCAGGCGCACCGGGTCACCTACCGCCGTGTCGAAAGAGAGCGCGGACATGTGGTACGCCAGTTCCAGGCCCTTGGACTGGGCCAGGGGGGCGTGAAGCGTCAATGTACTGTGCACCAGTTGCGGCAGGTCGAAGGGGATGGCTTCAAACCGGATCTTGCGGGCCTCGATTTTGGAGATGTCCAGGATATCGTTGAGGATCTGCATCAGCGAATCCGCGGATGTCTGGATCGATTCCAGGTATTGCCGTTGTTCGCGATCAAGTTCCGTGCCGAGGGCCAGTTCGGTCATGCCGATGACGCCGTTCATGGGTGTGCGGATTTCATGGCTCATGTTGGCCAGGAAGCTGCTCTTCATGCGGCTGGTTTCCTGGGCCTTTTTCTTGGCATCAACCAGATCCGTGACGTCCAGCAGGTTGAATATGATGCCCTCGTACTTTTTTTTGCGGTAGATGGGCTGCAGGCGCAGGATGGTTTCCATGCCCAGTATGCGGCGCTGGACTTGCCTGGGCTTGCAGTTATGCTTACCTTTGAAGTGTTGGATGACGGGTTTGATTCGCCTGGCTACGGCCTCGTCGTGAAAGTCCCAGATCGACTTGCCGATGATTTCGTTTCTTTTCTTTTTGACCAGTTTCAGCATGTAGCGGTTGATCTCCACGATGCGGTCCTGGTTGTCGGCGAATATCACTCCCTCTTCCATGCCGGCGATCATGGCGGCCAGCTTGGCGGTTTCCCGCTCTTTGCCATCCCGCCATTTCTTGCTCTTGACGATCAGGGCGATTTCGGCGGCGATCGATTTGATCACGTTCTTTTCTGCGGGCAGAAACGGCTTGCGGCTCAACGGCGGCACCCGTTCCCGCATGAACACGCTCAACCTCCCGGCCACATGGTTGTCGAGGCGGATGGGGGTGGAAATTTTCCACGGGGTTTGCTTGAAGCTTTCGCTTTGAAAAACATGGTCTTCGATTTCCAGGCGCACGCAGGTTTTTTGCGGGTGTTGAAAAGCGGACGGAATGATGTCGACGATGTTTTGCATGACGACGTGGCATGGGGTTTTCCCGCCGCACTTCATGCGCGCGATGCGGTTGAGGCAGTCGATTTCCCTGACGCGTTGCGACAATTCATGGGTGTATGCCAGCAGTTGATGTTCCGCCTGCTTGCGCACGGATATGTCGCGGTATATACCGAATACGGCCTTTGTCTTGCCGCCGGCGGCGATCGATGTGGAAACCAGCGAAACATCGATCAAAGACCCGTCTTTGCGTTTGCGCCGGGTTTCCGCAACCACCCGTTCCCCCCGAACGGTCCGTTCCGTCAGATCCGCGGCTGCTGTTTTTCGATTCGCGGGGCAGATGAAACGGTCCAGTTTGCGCCCCAGGATTTCCGCTTGCGTGTAACCGAACATGTTGACGAATTCCGGATTTACACGTATGGTCCGGCCCGAGGGGTCGATAATGGCGATGGCTTCGGGCGCGCCGGCGAAAAACTGTGAAAAGAGGGATTCGTCGCACGGCAGGCATGCCGCTTCCAAACGGGTTGTTGATTGTGTCATCTTGATATCCCCCGGCTCGGAGCCGTGCCCGCTTCGCCATCGTGAAAGCCGGTGTCGGGGCTGTCATGATTGAACTGCAACATGATCTTCAGGTTTTCTTTGTCTATGGCTTTTTCCATGGCCTCCCCGGCTTCCACTTCACCGGCGGCCACCAGTTCGCTGAGGGCGGTGTTCAACATTTTCATGCCCTGCTTTTTCCCTGTTTGCATCATAGTGGCGATCTGGAAGTTCTTGCCTTCCCGGATAAGGTTCGATACGCCCACGGTTCCGATCAGCACTTCGTAAGCGGCGATACGACCGCCGGTTTTGCGTTTCAACAGGGTCTGGGAGCAGACCCCGATCAGCGACTCGGCCAGCATGGTGCGGATCTGGGCCTGGTGATTGGCGGGGAACTGGTCGATGATGCGGTTGACCGTGGCGATGGCGGTCGAAGTGTGCAGGGTTCCCAGCACCAGGTGGCCGGTCGTGGCCATCTCCATGGCGATGGAGATGGTTTCCAGGTCTCTCATCTCTCCCACCAGGATCACGTCCGGATCTTCACGCAAGGCGGCTTTCAATGCCGATTTAAAGGAGAACGTATGGGTGTGGAGCTCGCGTTGATTGATAATCGACTTGTTGTTTTCGTATACGAACTCGACCGGGTCTTCAACCGTGACGATGTGTTTGCTGCTGGTGCGGTTGATGTGGTCGATCAGGGCCGCCAGGGTGGTTGATTTCCCGCTGCCC includes these proteins:
- a CDS encoding response regulator, which translates into the protein MRPHQRKKFCTVATWHCTAPRQTAVTARKWNFPGRNPRKKEEHMQQVQATWNQYSEALERMDGDKGFLDELVDIYYTDVSQRLDALHKAIEMKDFEVIRHEAHTLKGASANLSLESLREISAQLEVAGHESDLEKARDALERFIVQFAELFHPHQNPDNKVDLNPSPSSRQKAHTVLIIDDDPVTVKLLCNHFEKLDWTVQTAENGTRGLELALEKKPDLLITDMLLPGTHGVEICRRVKQDPLLKHTRIVMITSVYNKMSYLNGDMDCEKDGFMEKPVNTDKLNQTVSRLFPAAAASRESAEN
- a CDS encoding diguanylate cyclase, with product MINLLIADDDNVSRIMVEKSARSQGFNVFIATDGDAAMNIIRGENIHIAILDWMMPRVSGIELCRHMRRQNASEYQYIILCTARNQSEDIVEGLNAGADDYITKPYKIRELEARLRIGKRIIDLQHKLIRTQEKLKRMAIHDSLTSLLNHGEISRILEEQWLQTRREKRPLGVILLDIDHFKTVNDRYGHQAGDAVLVEISRRLKECMRPYDKVGRYGGEEFLALLPNCDHANTARIAERIRRRISATPVTAFEHEHHITISLGGTVVEADETTPAEKILHRSDMALYRAKANGRDRAEMEFSGEESPQKGGTYATSAGHMESIQ
- a CDS encoding response regulator: MTQSTTRLEAACLPCDESLFSQFFAGAPEAIAIIDPSGRTIRVNPEFVNMFGYTQAEILGRKLDRFICPANRKTAAADLTERTVRGERVVAETRRKRKDGSLIDVSLVSTSIAAGGKTKAVFGIYRDISVRKQAEHQLLAYTHELSQRVREIDCLNRIARMKCGGKTPCHVVMQNIVDIIPSAFQHPQKTCVRLEIEDHVFQSESFKQTPWKISTPIRLDNHVAGRLSVFMRERVPPLSRKPFLPAEKNVIKSIAAEIALIVKSKKWRDGKERETAKLAAMIAGMEEGVIFADNQDRIVEINRYMLKLVKKKRNEIIGKSIWDFHDEAVARRIKPVIQHFKGKHNCKPRQVQRRILGMETILRLQPIYRKKKYEGIIFNLLDVTDLVDAKKKAQETSRMKSSFLANMSHEIRTPMNGVIGMTELALGTELDREQRQYLESIQTSADSLMQILNDILDISKIEARKIRFEAIPFDLPQLVHSTLTLHAPLAQSKGLELAYHMSALSFDTAVGDPVRLRQVVSNLLSNAVKFTSEGEILVCVKELSRKGDQARLQFSVRDTGIGIPEDKRKAIFQSFIQADNSITRHFGGTGLGLTISRQLVELMGGDIQVETNPEGGSRFTFAIDLPVRRNPDTARNAPAADSLQDFSVLIVDDNATNRNILANMLRKQRMRPTAVCGGEAALAAVEKSMRENNPFDILLVDAQMPGMDGFSLVREIRQRFTAMISPVVMLSSFDAHENRQSHTDLRISASLLKPVRQSDLLTTLRELTVTIDRGGADTHELPQARTRESRRILVAEDNAVNQLVARRMLEKMGHRVHVANNGVEALAALENENFDLVLMDIQMPQMDGREATRSIRRKEAATPRSRRLPIIAMTANAMSWNREEYLRDGMDDYISKPVNSDGLARVIRKFKAAPGIKGSVA
- a CDS encoding type IV pilus twitching motility protein PilT yields the protein MRFNPQPGNNGNDRTAAPADGVRLTNTGQKKREIPSPPPKINRAPAHESAQRSASPGLDDLFRLMHARGASDLHLSTNCKPVLRIDGDIVHLEQYPPVTEEGLTRALVRIMPESNREEFNRTHDTDFGHALPGLARFRCNAFRDIRGVGLVSRLIPSRIMTIEELGIPESLVNLCRVPKGLILVTGPTGSGKSTTLAALIDHINRTSSKHIVTVEDPVEFVYENNKSIINQRELHTHTFSFKSALKAALREDPDVILVGEMRDLETISIAMEMATTGHLVLGTLHTSTAIATVNRIIDQFPANHQAQIRTMLAESLIGVCSQTLLKRKTGGRIAAYEVLIGTVGVSNLIREGKNFQIATMMQTGKKQGMKMLNTALSELVAAGEVEAGEAMEKAIDKENLKIMLQFNHDSPDTGFHDGEAGTAPSRGISR